In Alosa sapidissima isolate fAloSap1 chromosome 5, fAloSap1.pri, whole genome shotgun sequence, the genomic stretch attttttaataaaaaaaacgaataatAATCTGAATGGCACATTTTAGGAATTTTTAAGTTTCCATTGAAATGAAATGGTTAAGTTCCTCGCTGTCCATCATGGAGGTAAACTGTAGGTCATATAATCCAAAATGGTATTTTGGGAATTAAATTATTACACACATAACAGGAAGAAAGTTTTTAGTGCAGTAATCCTGGTCCCAGTTAGTCAATGATAAAACCTCAGCTGTTCTTGGTCAAGGGTGTGTAGTAGGGATGGGGactagtattgtgtgtgtgtgtgtgtctgtgttgtaccTTTAATATGTGTGGGTGGTGCAGTAAGtattttaatgtaaaataaacTCTGCAGTTACATGTTTAAAAACTAAAACGGACAGGGAAGATAAACAAGGAGATTGAGAAAAgttatttttgtgttttgtgttaccATACTAAAatttggggggaaaaaaccAAACCATTTCCAATATTCTGAATCCCAGATAGTATGGTTTTGCAGCATAACAAATATAATTTAATTCTATATTGTAAGTGGGTACTATGCGTTTCTGCATAAGTAGCATGCAGCTGATTGCGTTGGATAAGCCCTAAATGTATTCGGCTGGAGTTGCTCTGCAGTGGGCTGAGAGACTACGCCAGCCTTGGGGGCCACACTGATGCAGACTCCCGCCCACCACCCACTTAATTATTTACACACTCCTGCATTTTAAGTGGCACAACATCTCCAGTGTATTTAGCTGGTGATGAGATCACCTGTGGGTCAAACATGCCCGTGAACGCTATTTTCGACCTAATTTTTTATTCAAAGAGGAACAAACAACAGGAAACCCAAAGAACTAACAGGACCCATCCTCGTCTGTTATATTGTGGAGGTGGAGATGCCTGTGGGAAATACTGTGGCATGCAAATAGATGAGACATGAATTTGGCTAAGATGGTCATTATCTAGTGGGATGGTCCTTGATGTTCACAGTGAATTACAAATGGTATATGAAAAGCTAGAGGTCCGAAGCCCTGAAGATTTAGCTCAGAAACGAACGTTACCCACTTTTGCTTCTACCTTAAAAGTTCACTGCCTTGAATAATTAAAAACACACTAGTTTTCCCCTCTACAAATGCACTGTAATGGATACATTGCATTGCaagcgcaccacacacacaaagcctgcaTATCTCAAATTCAGTAGTGCTATAGAAActctttcaacaataaaaacaaaaacaatgcttgaacattctatttggttcccaatctacttcctctgcattaagataacatatggaatgttaaaacggaagccttgtggggccagctatgatgctgataatggaactctcttgaaagggatCATGACATTCTAAGGGTTACATATACATTAGCTGACTACCCCCCACTGCCTTCCCCACCTTAACAAGCTGCACATTTGATTAAGAGTGTGTTCAGCCATTGCTGTGTTCCCCGTCTCCCCAGAGATGGGCTTAGAGCAGACACCATGGCATCACTCCCTTCCCTGAGAGCATGGAACTGCTGTTCCTCAAGGACTAGGCGGAGAGATGGAAATAGAGTGGGTGAGACAGATGCCCTTCCCGAGATGTGAAATCCACACAATAACCACGAAAAGCTAAGCTGAATATGAAGGGTCAGAAGAAAATGTTTTGTGAAGAAATAGTTTTGATTGCTAAAAAGTACTCTGataaaacataggcctaggctacactttATTTCACTTTGACATCTGTAAATGACTATGTAAATGTAATCAGAATAAAGACATCACTCTCCATGGAGTTCCTGGCACTGCCTATGTTTATCCATGACCTCACCTCTTGCTTGGGAAGTCAGGATTTCAGGAAGGTTTGTCAGGGCTTGGTGGATCATTTAGCTAAGATGTGGGACATCAGATGGATAGCAAGGGGACTGGGGGTCTTTGAATGCGAGCAACCTTTGCGTCATGCCACAGCAAGTGCCCAAGCAGACATTAGAAAGACTCTCCATTACTGCCTCTGTAATCAATACCGTCCAGCCacaagtttttttccccttctttccctGTGCTGGACATGGAGCGAGGGAAAGGCTTCCTTAATTAAATTACAGGAGATTGAATGACAGGGAAAATGAACCCATACTATTtatccagcctctctctctccctctgtctagtTTCTTTCTCTAAGCCATTTTACAGATTTAAAGACCGAGTCACCCCAAGACAGACAATCAAGATTAAACAAACTGATTCAAATCTAATTGGTGACGCTAACCATATTGGGCAAGGGCCTGATATCTGAAATGTCTTGTGGATTTTGAGGTCAGGACTACATTAGAAAAGATGTTGGATGATATAACAATGCATCATAATGCAATGCCCCTATGGTTGCATAACAGTGTGGAGAACACATATAAAATCTGAACTAATGATTACAGCAATAGCCATAAATAAGTACAAAACATACGTGTAAGCAGATACTCACCTTCCTCCAGGATGAAGGTTTATCGGGACAGATGGGCGGCATGACCTCTGTGACCCCGGTGCTGGTCGTTTGCCAGGCATCCACGGCCCCATTCTGACACTGGGACCAGCTGAGCAGGCAGGGCCACTGAGGGAGCTTACCCAGCAGAGGAAAACAGGAGGCTGGACACATCATCACCGTACCGTCCCCTTTGGGTTTTTCCCCTATCTCCCCAGGTCAGTGTGTGTCCAATTCCACTTCCTCTTTTCTCTGGTTCTTTTgcttttttattttgtcttcctctgtttttctgcctctcctcctttctgaTTCTacctttttttactttttctctttctatccTTCCCGGTTTCTTCctttttctctgcctctctcttacCTCACACACTCGCTAGCAATTTCACACGCCACTGACTCTTTTAACACACCTTAACTCCGCTTACCTTGACAGTGCTGTCAATAAATCCTACTGGGTCATTGAGTCTCTAAGGTCACAAGCAGAGAGCAACATACCAGCATGATTCAACTCCTAAAGGAAGACACATAGCTAGGGTTGAATGACCTGCACTGAGCCTGTGGAGGATGACCACAGTGAGAGAGCCAGTGAGGGTGATTCGGCCATGCTCTCATAAACCAAGGTGAATGTGAAGTCTATTGACCACTAAGTGCTCAGGTTACATGCAACTCGGTATGCGGAaatgcacatccacacacacaaacacacaaacacacacacacacacacacacacacacacacactcaaaatcgCACAGCTTACACTGAAAAttgcacagaaacacagaatATAAAAGATTTCACTTCCTTTGAGGCAATCTGAGTGTACATGTCTACGTATGTGAGCCTATTTGCAAGCAGTGATCGATAGATGCAGCTATCTCTATTTGTCTAGGCATTTGGAATGGACAGCTCTGACTAAGATGCATTGCATAGCCAAGACATTAGCTGCATTGACCGAGACTGCAACCAAAACAGAGGCCACGTGGTCCCTGAGCAGAGAGGTGCCTCGATAGCACCAgctaacacagacacatagtcagacagcaaaacaacagcagcaacaggaaCTGAACTGAACAGCAAACAGCTCACCAAAGAAACATCGATGTTATTGTCTTGAGGCTTGATGCTTAAAAGCTCTTAGTATGTCACTGTATTCTCCTTAAATAACAAACAGAAATCCCTTTTCCCCCATCATCATGCTCCATTGTTGGGTGTCAGCAAATAAGCACAACACAGGAGACAAAACAGCATAGAAATCATTTCCATTCATTTGTATTCATGTAAAGCAGCCCAGCTGAGCTCATACTAGAGCATAGTACTCCAAAGTTTGTCTGTGtaaaccacccacacacacacacactcaaacaacccAGTAAACAAACagtaaaaaacaaataaactctcaaacacacacagaaatatcaGCCAGCAAATCACCTCAAGCAAGATGGATGGACTtccaaggaaacacacacacacacacacactcagtgcgcTTACTCCCCTTTCCCGCTCATTCtatttccctcactctctcacttgtTTTTCCCATCACTCTGTAATTGTTCTCTCCCTCTGCGCCTCTCTATCCCTCAATTCCtatctatcattctctctctccctccatccttctcttcatcactcgggttttctctccctctctctctctctgcctctgctgGGCTCAGTCCTCTGTCGTCTCTTCCGCTCCTCGGCTGGTGAGAGCGAGCGATGGATGTGAGAAAAGCAAAGCGCCAGTCTGGGACTGCAGCACGGCTACAGCACACAACActgaagggggtggggtgtgtgtgcatgtgatgaggagggggggggggggggtattcaaACTGCAACTAAGCCcgccccctcaacacacacagtctctctctctctctctctctctctctctctctgacacacacacaccaggcttgtgcaaaattccagaattgaattgaaactggctcttaaattccaattcaattcttcaatttcacttgcatttcaattgaggtagcaaccaggaagcagaattgcaattcgaattgtgcacaaccctgacacacacacaccactctatctctctcacagtcacacgcatgcatgcacacacatacacactctctcttacacacacgcacacacacacacacacacacacatccatctccTGCTTTTTTGTCATGGTCCTCTTATCTCCCTTATTTTCCCTCTATCTCGGCCCCCCTCTGGCTTCCTTATTTCTCACCCGGCAGTGAGAGCGGATTCCATCTCCTCTTTCATGTCCCCCTCTCCAAAATGCTCTCCGTCTCTCTGATCTCTCGCTATGGAATGCAAATGAGATGCCTTATGGAAATGATTGGACTTGGATGGGCAGTAGGAATGTGTGTtgaatgtatgcgtgtgtgggagagagaggtttAGGACAACAACATTAGTTATGCTGAACAGAACTacacagcagaacacacacacacacacacacacacacacacacacacacacgcacacacacacacacacgcacacacacacacacacacacacacacgcacacacactcatacacatgtatgtgtgttgtcaAGGGAATAGCTTCAAAGAAACAGCATCTGGTGACTGATATAAACAACATGAGACTTAAAGTGTCCATTGCAGCACTGCCAGCAGCCATTGTACTTCCCCATTGGAGATGGTCTCCTGAATTTCTGCTTCGTTCTGCTTTCTGCTCTCCCTTCCctgccatcctcctcctcttaccTTCACTGCCCTCCAGCCAGGGGCACAGGATGAGCCCTCTGCACTGAGCCATTCTTCCTCAGCAACACTCTATCAGCAGTTGGCTCATCCTCGCTGCCTaagagaaagggcagagcacCCTTCACTGCATCCCAAACACCCTTCCTCCCCCAGGGGAAGgagagtgaggagaagagagagtgtgtgagagggagatagaCAGTGAGAATTTGtggaaagacaaagagaaggTGACGATAGAGGGAAttagtgtgggggggggggggtgcgtatTGAGaatatgggagagagagagagagagaaaaaaaaaacatcttggcTAGCTATTTATAGTCCTTATGGGGACTGACAATACAAAGAGTACGGGGGGCCAGatgtggcacaaacacacacacacgcactcatgcaaatacacacaaatacacaagccGCCcccatcacacgcacacaccttgcAACAAATGTACCTGAGACAAACACTTGACTCAGGCATCATAGGGACTGTTCTTGAGCTCAAACAGGGCTACAAGACCCCATTTAAAGCCCAATGATTAATGATGATGCTGTGAAGTGTGAAGCAATGGGGATATGGGGAGGGCAGAGGAaaatgcaggagagagagagagatggggagagagagagagagagagagagagagagagagagagagagagagagagagagagagagagagagagagagagagagctccttAAAATCCGGGCAATTCAATTAGCCACTGAGTGTATAGGATTTATGGTGCAGTGAGGAGTGATGGccgcctcctctctcccctgtgtTTTAATGGTTTCCCCCTCCGAGAGACACACTGGAGGGTGAACCCAGCTGATTCAGCAGAAAGCACATGGAGACAATACCTGGAGCTCAGCCCAGGTGGAGCTCAGGCATTTTCACAATCACGCTGGGCTGGCCCATACGGCTACGGTCACGTAATCGATACAGCATGCATTGGGTCCATTGAAAATCAGCTTACCCTCTCTCCAGctcaaaaacacatacatttaGCTCAGCCTCttgctctcacacatacacacacacactcacacgcatgcacactcacacactcattttaaGGATTAATGCATTAGTGTGATGATCAATACTTAAAAGCCTGTAACAGGAGAGATGTAGAGATCTGATTTGAAGCTCAGCCCAATTCCCCAAAGCCCCCTCTGCTTTGAGAGGAGGGTGGATGTACGTGTCCATCATCTACGTACCGCACCATGCAGCACCTAAGTGTGACACAACAGAGACTAATCTAAGGTTGGAATGAGGCCAGCATGCGCATATTGCTCATATCTGCAAACACCCGCACAGAGACTAAGATGAAATTTCACATGAATGTAAAAAGGGTTATACAAAGATAAATAAGCATTAAATAGGTTGTATGACAAGCAACATAGTGCCAATGTCTTCCTTCGGTTAAAAAAGCATTTGTTTTGCTCAAGCAGCTTTAATGGTTGCCATAGTGACATGCCACAGGAACAGTGTGTGCATAATCTCTAGCCAGCACTCGTAGCCGACATgatgcatttcaaaatgttTCCAGGATGACTGATCCTCGTAATGAGCTAGTTCCAGACCCTCACAGCCTGAACTTGGTAAACATAATTAGATGGATAACTATAGGTAGACTAGATTCTAGTGCTCCATTCTAAAATCATTGGTCAGAGTGCTCTGTCAGGAAACGGAGGACACGTTCAGTAATTCTCCATCAGGTGAGCAATATCAAGCACTCTATCATCAGCCACGCTTGATTTCTGAAGGAAAATCTTTCCAGCTTCAATGAAATTGATGTGTGAATGTCAACTGAAGTCTGAATGTTTCAGTGTGGCTTGTCACAAGGTTTATATTTTGATGTGCTGAGTGGTCAACTCTAACAACCTAATAACATAAGGTCAAATGGCAATTTATTTTTTAGAACACCATCCCCAAACTCAATTGCAATAACcgtaaaaaataaagtgataTTTATTTAGCATTTCTATAGCTTTTCACCTTCTGTGTAAGACAATTTGCTGGTTTGTATCAATTTAAAGAAAATGCTTACTTGGCCTAAACTGTAATAACCTGTCAGTGACATAACAGGTATATTGTTGTCAATTCTTCCACACAGGCTTCAGCCAAACTCCAAGTCATGCAATATCAACCATACTGTTGGTCAATCGATAATGTGTAACAAAAGCCAATGACAAAAGCTGACCAAATGCTTTCCTTTACACCGTTTTTGTAATGTAAAATTCTGTCCATGATATAATAAGTCATAGCTTATTAGGCCTTTAATACCAAACCAATGATAGAATAATCTACcactgctgtttttaaacactcTTTGTCTTATTACATATAAAGGCTTTGATTgttctgtgcatgcatgttacacaCAATTTCACTATGATTTTAAACATCTTTGTATCAGCAGTAAATTATTTAAAGTGGGCCTCTGAAGTTTATTTCAAGGGCATTTCACTGTGGCAATGACACCTAGAGTGAATTTTAGGCCCATTAGAAATCAAGATAACACTGGGGATATGCTAGTGAAACCTTCACTGTCCTTCCCAatcaaaatacaaacaaaacatttaaagTAACCTTGGATAGTACCAAATGGGCAATAATTTCTTGTGCTTCATGTGTCATTTGAGAGTGTCCATACGCAATAGGAGCTGTGATTTGCAAGTGTACCAATGTCCACTAGAGGGCAATATaaattaacaaaacaaaactcactAGAATGATTTCCAGAAGACACAATAATTCCAATAAAACATATATACAGGTTTGAGCTTCACATACTGTATCGGTTATTTCCAAAAGTTCAGTAGTATTCTTCTGTGCAGACAAGTCCATTTGACATACCGGTGCATTATGTTCACCTGGGTGAACCACACCTGTGAACAGAGACAGCAGCAATCCAACACTGGATTAGAACTTGAATTCCCTTAACCCTCTAGCAATCACTGAGCACCTGATAATCTGTCAACTGTAAACCTGCAGTGAACCATCTACATTTGTAGCCACATGATAGGCATTTAAACAGAGCAGTTTTAACATCAGTGTTCAGTATATCATGATTCTGTGATATGATGCCAGCAGTAAAATGAAAGGGTTCAATTTTTGTACTTCTTATTCATTCAATAAGTGATTGACACAGTGTCAACACTGAAACATTTTACTGAGTTAAGAGCAGCCATACTTCAAACATTTATGTGACTGCAAGCTCATACTGATATCTTTTAACAAtccacacagaaatgaattcccgtgttatgtgataaaaaaaacaatgtgcctGAATCTCTATTGTTCAAAAGCAAATAACCagacaaaaatgatatttttgGTTATTTATATTCCATTACAGACACTGATCCTACACCGTGTGAAAATGACAAAATGAAGAGTCAATAAAAAGACCACACAAACCTTAAGAtaaaatttctttcactttcatAATTCGAGAGGCCACTTTCGTTCTTACAAGACAATGACAAGAATAAGGGTCTGGGTCATACAGGAGGTAACAGTCTGCTACTCTACACACTGGGCCCCAAAGCTAACTGAACCTGCCTTAACATTCACTGAAGCTCGTGTGGCTTTAATGATAGAAAACCACTAAGTCTGGCCTCCCCATGACCTTTTACAGAGACTTGCTGTGGTTATACAGCCAGATGCTGACAACTTATACCTTGAGAACTTTGTGTTCAAACACAATTCTTAGTTTTGAGACTTAAAGTCTGGAAACCCTTGGTTTAAAACAGCCTGCCTATCAGGTCCATTGGATTATTCATAGAAGTGCTGTTTATAATACAGCAGAATATAGTCCTTGGCCTTGATGAGGATTTGATTTGATAGGGACAAATTAATGAATAGTTATAAAATCAGTTCAAAGTTAAAATCTTCCACAGTAAAAACTAAAAAAGCTAtacaacacatcacataaaagCAACAGATCAAAGAATTCAACTGAATCTTGATCAAAGAAAAGATCAGTCGTACTCATACCACAGGGATAACACCCTTAGACACTGAGCTGAAAGGTGCTTGCGTGAAAAACATGTTGCAATTTCTCCTAACTGCTTATGGTAGTTGCTGAAGACAGATTAACCAGCCCAGTCTGTATGATCAGCCATTGACTTCACTACGAGGTAGAAAACTACAAACAAGGGTTCCCAGACCACATGAACACTGAAGCTGTGGTGTGGCAGAGCCAGGCTTGGTGCTATAGGTCCTGCATCACAGTCAGTCACCAATGTCCACCAATGTTGTAGCTAGAGCATGTCTCACAGCTACAGTGCCAGCATGCCATTGAACCAGGCAGTGACACTGTTGAGGGGTGAGGCGGTTGCTATGGATCCCGCAGTCCTTGGAACAAGCTGCTCAGGCAGTAACAGTGCTAGCAGTCCACTGAGCTGGTTCATGTTAGCCGTCTAGTGCAGTCCACTGAGCTCTCGTCTCTTTGCTGATATACCTGTCGTCCACACTCAAGGCAGCCAGAGTCAAACATGGACAATTCTGAGCCATCCTAGCAATATGGAACATGTTGCTAAGGTGGGAAGGTGATGACGGTTATGGTTTCCTTGGTTTCAGTTTGTTGTGGACGAGTGCTGTCACCATCCATGAAGCCTGTTGGGGGGTTGCCGGTTCTGTAGTATTGGACACCTTCTGTCTGGAATGAGCACCTTCGCTCAGGAAACCATTAGTTGGCACAGAGTCAGGTTGCCGTGGCTACAGCGCGGGCCGACCGTTGAGTTTGTCGTGCATGAGCGTCATGGCGCCGCTGGCGAAGTCGCGCAGCACCTGCACGGTGTCGCGCTGCAGCCGCAGCGACTCGCTCATGAACTCCTGCTGCGTCTCGGCCAGCTGCTGCACCGACTCGGCCAGCAGCTCCAGCGAGCGCGACACCGTCTCCAGCAGCGCGTTGCTCATGTGCTGCTCCTCCACGCTCATCACCGCCGCCCGGCTCACGTCCATGCCGCACACGGCCACGGCACTGCCACCGCCCGCGCGGTCCCGGTCGGCAGGTCGGACGCTGAGGGAGGGCGCAGAGGTCGGaggttgaggaggaggaggaactgtcgaagaggaagagggaggggggaaaaggGACGTCTCGGAGCGGTGCACGGCCCCAACGCtagtgttgctgttgttgttgttggcactggcactggCAGTGGGAGTTGGGGTTGAAGTGGACAGGCGTGAGGTGTTGGCCTGGTCATCTTCCAAGTCCGCCTGCTGGTTACTGTCTGAAGGGGTAAAGAAAGGAACAGGACAGGAGATGTGGTGTGTTAGGTGTTACTGTGTTACTATCACCCATCAATATGAAATTGTCAGCAAGATACCTTCAAAAAGTCTGTGCTACTCACCTTCTGTAAAAGGCATTTCAAAACTCATTTCAAACGACGTATCTCCTGAAATGAAGAAGATAGAATATCTAATCATCCAATCATGTACTCTATGTGTCCATGGACAATACAGCATGTTAAAATATTAGCCCAAAGTGACTGAAACCACTTTGCTTTACTGTCTAGTTATTAGCCAGGTATCCAAGGGTACTGACATTTGCCAAGTTCACAGCTTTGGTAAAAAAATGCCTCTTCCCTAATGGTGTCTGTGTGGTCGTTAGCATTCCTGTGATGATGTGAAACTTTTTGCCAAACTGGTTCCCCTGGTATGCTTAAAAGGTAGAGAATATCTGGCAGTTATATCAGTGAAAGCTCTGAGGATGAAAAGCTTGTCGGCAAGAAATTAAAGAGACCAGTGTTCTTTATGGATGAACAGAGACATGTTAGAGATCTTTGGTGTGCTTACAGCTAATCACAACTAAAGCCTCATTACAAACCAGGagcaagaagagagaaaaaagcttCACAGGCAATCACAGAGATAAACTTGGGAAAAACTGGGGCCACTGTAAAACGCAACCACTCACCAGAGCTATCAAATAAAGAATTGCCTTCAGTGTTGTCGTCTTTTGAACCTggcagtggtggtggcggtggcgtAGTCATGGAGGAAGTGGAAGGCACAGATGTGGATGCAGATGTTTCAAATGGGGGTGGCATGGTGGAGGGTGAGTCCAGGGCACTTGTACCCACCCCTCTGTCCCCTTCCCCTGCTTCAGGTGAGCAGTGCAGGGAGCCCATCCCCGCTATGTCCATGTCCATATCATCGTCATCCTCCCCTGGCCCGTCCTCTTCCTCACCCAAACCGATTGCCGCACTGTTGCCATTTCCGTTGCTACTGTTACTGGGCCGTTGTCCACCCTGCTTGTTGTCCAACTCTAAGATATTGCAGATGATGTTCTCTGTGGGAGTGAACTCGCGCAGGAAGCGCCTCTTTGGCAAGCTTGTGACCCTTGAGCGGATGCCTGCCACTTTGCGCTTGGTGTCACACTTCATGTCTGACCACTTCTTGATGACCTCTGTGACCTCGCGCTCACACTCGCCGATCTCATTGATGCGAGCGGTGATCTCCGCCCAGGTGCGTTTCTTCACAGATGACGGCACACCATAGTTAAACTTGCCTGGGGAAATCAtatgtttgtcacattttatTACTTGGCAGATTCTTTAGTCCACCATCTTACATTTGAGGTtcaatgcatgcatgcatgcaaacaaTTAAACACATGACAACACAAAATAGGACATATGgcaaatgtatgtatttatgtatgtataagtatgtatTTCATTCACTGCAAGCTTTGTACAAAGTGTATGCATGAGTGCATGACAGACCATGTTTTTAGCATTTCTCATTAAATCAAAGTAACTTTGAGCACCCACC encodes the following:
- the zgc:153990 gene encoding phospholipase D A gives rise to the protein MTSSTSPPVFIDKDGVAVRFKKRKARFTFSEVHILLDEVRKNRHIVVGKFNYGVPSSVKKRTWAEITARINEIGECEREVTEVIKKWSDMKCDTKRKVAGIRSRVTSLPKRRFLREFTPTENIICNILELDNKQGGQRPSNSSNGNGNSAAIGLGEEEDGPGEDDDDMDMDIAGMGSLHCSPEAGEGDRGVGTSALDSPSTMPPPFETSASTSVPSTSSMTTPPPPPLPGSKDDNTEGNSLFDSSGDTSFEMSFEMPFTEDSNQQADLEDDQANTSRLSTSTPTPTASASANNNNSNTSVGAVHRSETSLFPPPSSSSTVPPPPQPPTSAPSLSVRPADRDRAGGGSAVAVCGMDVSRAAVMSVEEQHMSNALLETVSRSLELLAESVQQLAETQQEFMSESLRLQRDTVQVLRDFASGAMTLMHDKLNGRPAL